Part of the Drosophila santomea strain STO CAGO 1482 chromosome 2L, Prin_Dsan_1.1, whole genome shotgun sequence genome is shown below.
ACTGTCCCGGTGCCACTCTTGAATAAGTAAACTTCGTAGAGATTTCGATTGGCGAGGGACAATGGCAACATTTAATTGGGGCTCTCGATAATAATTGGCCACAAGCCGCTTAAGGTGTACTCACGAACATTTTTGCCGGCATCCTAAAGCTCGCAGACCGGAAAATTCAGCACAAAATCCATGCAGCTTTTTGTGTGCCGGGACTTTAGTCAACTTATCGCCGAGAACAGTGTATACTTATAATGCTATATAAGTTTATACTTACGCTGGTATTACGTTTTCTTACCCCTCTAAGGCAGTTTCCTATGTCGCAGACTAAGCGGCTTAAACAATAAACTTTATTTTGTCTGCAATTGATATCTTTTCTGTCAGACTCAAAAGCCAATAAAtagtaataaatataaatagccATCGGATGACGAGGTTCAGTTACAGGCTGATAGGGGGATTCATTGGAAAATGTATAtgtggaaaaatataaatatactcggatataaataaattagttgaTTGTGCTGACTTTGCATCACATATTTAAGGAAATATGCTTCGCTATTAAAAAGATTGTAAACAATCTTAAAGAATGTATTGttttaagtaattaaaacTCACAACTGCTTCCATTAATACCATGCACTATTTATTGGTAAGGGCAACCACTTTTAGTAAAAGTCAGAAATTGTCTGAAACCATATCATATCCGAAATTACGCCGACATGGGACTAATTAGACGGCTCTTGCAATATTAAGCCGGCCGAAAACATAATAGGTATAATCAGTGGACTGAGCCAAATCAAACCATAAAATTAAACTGCAAGCTCATCGAAATGTTCATACATGAACTCGGCAATGCAGTTTGATTGATAAACCCCATGCTGGGCTGAAACTGGATATAATGAAGTAACCCGACCCACGATTTCGAACCCAACTCCGACCAATCGACAACACTTCATGCAATTTGCAGCAAATCAAACTAAACATCATATGCGTATACTCGATATTGGTGTGCAGGCTTGTGTGTTTTGCAAATAGTTTGCGCAGATTTTAGcagtaaaataaattgttcCAATTTATACTGGAAATGGTAACGTTTGGAATTCGTGGGGAAATAACCCACGGCAACTATCGGAAAACTgtttcaaataaatacaatgtAATTATTGAGCCGTACAATGCACTCATACACCCATCTATCCATTCACATACAAATGCAATCAGGAATTTCGTAATTATATTTGGGAAGCTGTTAATCACAAAATGCGCGGCCTATGCAAATATCACATCCAGGTAAACTGCAGCCTTGAGCAGAATTCACAATCTGAATAATGTATGCTCTTTAATAAGAGGTAGCCGAGTTCCTGATGAACCTTGATATTTTCCACAACAGTAATGAAGTTATAAAATATCCATACTCttatttgttgcatttttataataaataacacTTAGTTTAcctaaaaaacattttgcaggTATACTATCTAGTTCTTTtagaaataaaacaatgtaTTACAAAGTGGTATAACATACTTAAAACCAACTTGGATTAGAGAAACAAAGTGTCGTGCGATACACTTTTAACCGACAACGCTTGcgtttgcataaatattttatcactTTATTATACGGACTCCAATACAGAGTTTTGGCACTTTAGCTGTGGCAATTTGCATATGGTGGCCCAGCGCAGTAGCTTGCATATTGGGAAATTAACCAAATACGCCGCTGATTTGTTGAAAATtctgttaatttatttgtttatcgaatatatatgtatgtatggggCGTTCGAGCCTCTTTCGCATATATGTAAACATATGGCATAATAAGTGAGCGTATGCAAATTACGATGCCGCCTTTATACACATGGATTTCATGTTTGCAGCATGGCAGTCATTCGTTTATTTGCCGGTGGCCCCTGTCAACATTGTGACAGCAAGCTTACACgcttaaaaattttaattagaaaagctgtaaaaatatatcatGCATTTTCACACATTTTGCAGGAGTCCGGCAGTCGCAAGTATAATGTCTAAATGCTAACAGAATATAGCCAGTgacatacgagtatatgatgtaaataaattttggttaaatatttttaaaaatagtaataatataatactttCGACGATCAAAACGAGTGACTTAGCCACTTAAGTCCCCTGATTAATTCGATATCGCTGCCAATTATATTCGAAGtcaattggccaaaaatccCTCCACTTATTGAGTCGATGGAGCGTTCTGCGACGAGAATTAAGCCCCAGATGCCAAAAGGTGTGAATCGGTTATCATTGGCGTTAAGTACCGCCACGTCCACGTCACGCCCTCTGCGAAATTCCTCCCCTGGGCGGTGTGTACGGATAATATTGCTGATGCTCTTGCGATGCTGCCGCAAAATTCAATCAATATAATTGCAACACTTTAGCAAGGGACTTTGCCGGGatcacacacacccacatgcACACAGGTGTATGTGCCACGTATACGATATATAGTTCAATTCACCTACACCTGCACACTTCCTAACTGTGAATGTAGCCAAGGCAAATTGCGTAAACAATGTAAAGCGTTTCAAATTTATACGTCGGACCCAAAAACTTGCCCCAAAGAAACCGGCGACAACAGCAACTGATGACGAGCTAAAAAAGCAGTAAAACGACCCAAACATAAACCAGAAAACGTGTGCTTGTGTGTAGAGGAAAGTGGCAAATATAGAAAGAGACGACATTCGTGTATTTTCGCCCAGAAGTTTATGCACTTAATTAAGCCCCAGCTACCATAGAGGATACACTCGAGAATGGTTCACTGACATAAATCAATAGAAAGGTGCGCTCTATTATACAAAACGTAAAATAACCATGCGCAGaacttaaaatttatatttcactATAGGTTTTATACATTCATTGTTTAGTCAATTCGTCCGCACTAAAATGTAACTTAATCGATTTTCACAGTGCATATACATAGAATAGAAGTAGACACAACAACTGTGTTGAGTGGAACGAAGATAGAGGTCCTCGAGTACATTCGCCTTAAGGTCCCTGGAACAAAGTTTGCCATTTCGTTGGGTGGACGTAAAATGTGTCGCAGAATTACTCAAAACTCGAACTCAACTtttcacccacacacatgcatTGCAAGGAAAGGAAGTGGAAAGTGTGGTGAACTTGTACCCACAGCTGTGACTTTGAAAATACATTCAATCATTTTCTGAAAGTTTCCCCGGATACGTActttatttatagttttcaGCTGAGAGAACGGCCCCTCCTCGTCCAAAGtaaatccaattaaatgtatatttattaatcaGCCATGCACAATTTATGCTTTGTTTACTTCAAAATAAGGTTAACAGTCTAATTTGCCTAATGGTCCCAGGTCATGATGCGTTTCACGCCTAATTAATACAACCAattggtttaatttttgtgGCTGTCagcattaaattaatttcatatttagcGAATAATATTTcttgcgaaaaataaaatgcccATTGCTAGTGTTACACCAAGCGggcaaaaaaaccaatttcgTTTTATCATGAAGTAATTAGCAGGTTAAAAGAATGGGAGATTAAACTAATACAAAACAGTAGTGTATATGTAATAAGAGAGTcacaaattattaatttgaggaaagcatatttaatttaatgccGATATATTGGCCttaaacccttttttttttaattaaagattAATTATAGATAATTAAACTAATAAcatgtaaaataaattcttttattttaaccGTGTATGTCACCATTGAAAAAACACttccatttaattaaatgcattacAATAAGATTGTATACACTTTTCTTAAACAGATCGTTATGATTAAAAGGTAATGCAATACAAATCCTCAAAATTCAGTATGCACTTTATTAGATTTGCTCGCTCAGCGTTTTGCTTATAAAATCCCTCATTGCTGATTAGAGAACGGCGCATTCGCCTTgatattattttcttattctTATATAAATCCATTTGAAATGCAACTTTCGCGCTAACGCATAAATCTTCAGCACAAATTGCAAACAAGCAGGGCAGGGGCTGAATGGCCTGAAAAGAAGGCAGCAAAGCGTAGCTGCGAAGCAGTCGAAGCATGTGTTGTGCCACTCCACgtacacatatacacacagaTGTGTACTATATAAAAGTGTGTATCCAGATGCctgtttgtatatatattgtcgCAACATCAGTCAGGATTAGTTGTAGAAGTTTACCAGTACGACTAGTGGCCCCATCTTGTTTGCCATGCTGTAACCGTCACACAGAACGCTCCAACATGCTGCCAGTTGTACCGCCCATAACCCACAGCCCAGCGCTTTCTCCCCTCCCAGCTCCCACTCTCCAACCAAAAcagccacccagccacccaaccacccagccaCACAACCACCCACCTCCCAGCCGCTGCTGGTAGCCTTGTCCTTGTGTTGTGTCTTGTCTTGTTGAAGTTTTCTACACTGACGTTGTTGTAACTGGCTTTGGCTGTTTGTCTTGTCTATTCCATTCCATCGGAATGTGTGCCGGGGTAGTTGCTcccattttgtttgcttaactCATTTCCGTTGAAAAGGCCATAAAAATTAGTTAGGTAATTGCACCGAAAGTTCCACTAAACCTAAAATTCAAATCTTTCATAATAGCCCAATTCAGAGAGCTCAATTCAAGAGCTCGATATTCAAACGGCCATTCGACCTGACATACGGAAATGGCCGGATGCCGAGTCGATCTTGTAATCGTGatcgaaaatatatatatatgctcTCTATTGGGTTGGAAACGGAACTCCGAACTCCGAACTgataaatacttttcaacgaaatCAAGtgtacccttttactctacgaattACTGGTAAAACAACGACAAACGTATATAATGCAATCCATTCATCGGTCAGcgattaaaattttaaagaaatcaGAACCTCTTactatttgtttttgtggaaTATCACTCTTTTAAAGCCAGTTTGCATTGTACAAGTGACGAGAATGGATCTCATGTACAGGAAAATTTCTATTTTGTGCCTGCTCCTGGCTTTGTATGATTCTGGTGCAACTCCTTGCTGGGATTTTATGAAAAACACGTGTGTGGCGAGGCATCTCTGCAGGATCGGCGCAGAAACTGAATTCCCCGTCTGTCAGTTACGCCATCTAAGCAAGGTATACTGGGAATGTCCTCCTACGCAAATCTGCTGTCACAAATCGAATGTGGTAATAGTCGTAAAATGGATTAAGCTAAACTGGTGACATAAAATAACCGAATGCATTTTAAGCTTATAGGTCAAGTTCCGAAGTTTGATCCCTCGCGTCCACTTCAATGTGGCCACGTTAACAGTCCAGAACTGACCTCCATGATGAAGGGTAATCAATACACAGCCCGAGAGGCGGAAGTGCCATGGATGGTGGCTCTTCTGTATGCTAGAAATCATCTTTATTTTGCTGGCGGCTCCCTAATTGCTCCAGATGTTGTGCTAACAGCGACTTCCATCACAGAAAAACTAAACGAAGACCAGCTAGTTGTAAGGGCTGGCGAATGGGACTTGCTAACCAAACAAGAGCAAGGACAACATGAGGATGTGCCCATCAGGAAGATTGTACGACACATTGCCTTCAATAGGGCAAATGGAGCCAACAATGTGGCCCTTTTATTTCTCAAAAGACCGCTGGACCTGACCCACCATATAAACCTCATTTGCCTGCCACCATCGAATCGCAACTTTATTTATAACCGTTGCATTGTCAGTGGCTGGGGTAGGAAGAACTTAGAGGACAACGCCTACATGAATGTTCAGAAGAAAATTTATGTGCCATTGGTGAACAGATCTAGTTGCCAGCGACAACTAAAAGGATTCTTGGGGGCAAGCTTTCATCTCGATAACAGCCTGATGTGTGCCGGCGGAGAGATTGGCAAGGATTCGTGCAAGGGCGATGGAGGTTCCCCACTGGCCTGTCCCCTCCAAAGCGATCCTTATCGATATGAGCAGGTGGGCATCGTCAACTATGGATTAGGATGTGGAAGTGCTGTTCCTGCTGTATACACTGATGTTTCAAAAATGCGGCCCTGGATTGACTACCAGATCCAAGAGAACGCATTCGCTTATCAACAGCTAAATGCAGGAGATGGACAAAAACTAAGAAGTGAATACCTTAGAAACTTGTAATATAAGTTCTGTTCTTAAAAATAacagatatttatttaaaattagagtAGTGATTATATTACCGGAAagtaaaagttattaaaaaataaggATATTTCCGAACCGTTCGTCCGAAAACATTTAATTCCAATATCAACCAGCGTGGGACGTTGGGTATTAATTAGCTAAAACAGCTAGTTCATATAACAAGCTGCGTTCATTCTGCTACTTTCGGCTAATTGTGGACTTGGGGTCGTTTCATTGATTTATGGATGCTAATTTCAACGCATGGCGTTCAaagtattaaataataaactcTATTCCTTCAGGAGCCTCTCGATCCCGCTGTTTTTCCGATTCCCCGCCATTAATCCACCCTCAACGTAATCTTCCTTgggctcctgctcctgctgagCTGCAGTGTCGGTCGAGATGAGGCGCCATGCAATATGAGACCATAGGAAAGAGCTCCCTTTCTGGTCGCCCGGCAGACTTCACAAGTGTTTCCCTGGATTTTATGAACCAGTTTCGAACTTGGGCGGGAGTTTTCTCCTTCCCCCTGGAtgtgtaattaaattaaaggcGTAATGCAATACAGCTGGCAAACTTTTTGCAGCGGTTATTTCCTTGGGTTCTCGTTGCTGTTTGCTCTTTTGCCCGCCAGTAGCCGTCGTCGCTTCTCCAGACAggcattaaatttaattaatatctTCCGTTTTTTAACAGACTGCGGTCTTCAAAAAAATTTGATACCGTTCcctgtttttcttgttttgtgAGACGCTATTTTTTCATGCATTTCTCACCCCTGTCTTTGGgaatgtttgaaaatattattggCAAACCTTGTAAACGTTAGATGACACTTTTTTTCCTTAGACGATTTGCGGATATCTGAAATAGAACTTCCGAAAATATATTGTgctattaaaatatatatttatatccttttatcgtagagtaaaagggtatactagattcgttgaaaaatatgtaacatgcagaaggaagcgtttccgaccatataaaatatatacatatattcctgatcaggatcaaaagccgAGTCGGTCTGGCCATGCccgtttgtccgtctgtccgtccgtctgtctgtccgttaaagctagaaagttcagattaagcatacagactccagagacatagacgcagcgcaagtttgtcgattcatgttgccacgccgactctaacgcccataagCCGACCAAAACTGCCttgcccacacttttgaaaaatgttttgatatttcttcattttcttattagtattgtaaatttctatcgatttgcagaaaaactgttggccacgcccaccctaaggcccgcaaaccgcccaaaactgccacgcccacacttttgaaaaatgttttgatatttttcatttttttcttagtATTGTTAATTTGTATtgatctgcagaaaaactttttgccacgccctcgcttacgcccacaaaccgccaaaaacgtTCAGTGTTGTAATTTCTCTTCGCATTTCTAATCAGTTTAGCCTTGCTTATTAATTTAGAATCACTTTGACATTTCAGCGGAAATTCAGATCTTAATTCAGAATCACTTGCACGTTGCTGGTAAACCGGTCGTATCaagctaaataaattataacaattaaaaaatggaTTCAAAAAGCAATGTAACTCCACCAGGAAATTCAGCAGCTAAGAGTGCAGTTCGCAAGATCCCCGAGGAGTCCTCAATATCCACTGACCATCCGGTGGCCACATCTACGCCAACTTATATGACACGCAACCGACAAAGGCTTTTATCGCTCCAAATGGATTCTGAAGCATTCACATCGGGGAATTCGTCATTGGTGGATCGAGTTCCACCAACATTCGGGCATATTCGAGGCCGAAAGGGTATTCATGATCCTAGTACTCCAAATACTCCTAAACTCCCAAGGACTAGAGCCCGTAATTTACTGAATACTCCAGTGCGTGTTACCCCAAGTAATAATACCCCTTTTAACACCCCTCGGAATTCTGGTAAGACAAAGACCCCGGCTCAAAAGAAAACCACAAAGAAAACTCCGGCGAAAACGCCAAAAAAGACGCCAAAATCTTTACAACCGAATTTTTCAACGAAGTTGCAAAACATAGAAACAAAATCACCATTAAAATCAGCAAATCCATTTAAATCCTTACCAGTATTGAAGCCGAAAACGCCCACATTGGAATCACCGATTGAATCAACCGAGATGGCACAAAAAGAATCAATTGTATTACCCATTTTACTGCCAACAGAAACCCAAAAGATGTCCCCATCGAAATCCCCGAATGTGTTATCAATCGAAGCACCTGTTATGCTATTAATGAATTCGCCAAAGCAGTCGGTGAAGTCCGCACTTAAGCGAGCTGTGTCAAGTAAAGAAAATTCTCCTAACGCCCATTTCTCTAAAGAGGTATCCAATGAGAAGAATTCCGATGCTGAAGATATATCGGAACCGCCTCCAAAACAGGCTCGTCTACATATCTTGCAAGTCAATTTGGGATCTCCATTCTCGATGACGCGCAGCAAGAAACTTAAGTCAATAGCAGAAGATCTCAATGATAAAAACCTAGAATCATATGAAGCTCCTCCTGTTAATCTAAGCCAAATGAACACAAGTGTGGTAATGAAGTCTCTTGAAACCGCCGAATGTTCTAcaacagagaaaaaaaaattgaacaacaaatgttttatttcGTAAGGCCATCAAAGCTTTACTAAATAAAAGCATGACTTAAAgcgaaaaaataattatacccgttactcgtagagtaaaagggtatactagattcgttgaaaagtatgtaacaggcagaaggaagcgtttccgaccatataaagtatatatattcttgatcaggatcagtagccgagtcgatctggccatgtccgtctgtccgtccgtctgtctgtccgtctgtccgtctgtccgtctgtccgtatgaacgtcgagatctcaggaactacaaaagctagaaagttgagattaagtatacagactccagggacatagacgcagcgcaagtttgtcgattcatgttgccacgcccactctaacgcccacaaaccgcccaaaactgccacgcccacacttttgaaaaatgttttgatattttttcatttttgtattggtcttg
Proteins encoded:
- the LOC120458683 gene encoding phenoloxidase-activating factor 2-like encodes the protein MHFKLIGQVPKFDPSRPLQCGHVNSPELTSMMKGNQYTAREAEVPWMVALLYARNHLYFAGGSLIAPDVVLTATSITEKLNEDQLVVRAGEWDLLTKQEQGQHEDVPIRKIVRHIAFNRANGANNVALLFLKRPLDLTHHINLICLPPSNRNFIYNRCIVSGWGRKNLEDNAYMNVQKKIYVPLVNRSSCQRQLKGFLGASFHLDNSLMCAGGEIGKDSCKGDGGSPLACPLQSDPYRYEQVGIVNYGLGCGSAVPAVYTDVSKMRPWIDYQIQENAFAYQQLNAGDGQKLRSEYLRNL
- the LOC120452991 gene encoding uncharacterized protein LOC120452991: MDSKSNVTPPGNSAAKSAVRKIPEESSISTDHPVATSTPTYMTRNRQRLLSLQMDSEAFTSGNSSLVDRVPPTFGHIRGRKGIHDPSTPNTPKLPRTRARNLLNTPVRVTPSNNTPFNTPRNSGKTKTPAQKKTTKKTPAKTPKKTPKSLQPNFSTKLQNIETKSPLKSANPFKSLPVLKPKTPTLESPIESTEMAQKESIVLPILLPTETQKMSPSKSPNVLSIEAPVMLLMNSPKQSVKSALKRAVSSKENSPNAHFSKEVSNEKNSDAEDISEPPPKQARLHILQVNLGSPFSMTRSKKLKSIAEDLNDKNLESYEAPPVNLSQMNTSVVMKSLETAECSTTEKKKLNNKCFIS